A single Bufo bufo chromosome 6, aBufBuf1.1, whole genome shotgun sequence DNA region contains:
- the LOC121005516 gene encoding keratin, type I cytoskeletal 47 kDa-like, producing MTSQYARSLGGGQSSGSASFRRSTQFSQKSGGSSAGGGYGGGQGGIIMNGAGFGNFGYDEFGGEFGEGFAAGGGGGYGSGFGGGVSSGYGGGFGGAAGGGGAFGGSGGVRFGGGVSGGYGGGFGGGIGGGFGGGGGAMDGILGTSEKHTMQNLNDRLAAYLEKVKDLEEDNTDLERKIREWYEKHRPGSTTEGAPDYSKYEKIIEDLRNKILAATIDNAKIILQIDNARLACDDFRLKYENELALRQSVEADINGLRRVLDELTLAKSDLEVQIESFNEELIYLKKNHQEEMNSLQGSQTGEVTVEMNATPGTDLTKILNNMREQYEAIAEKNRKEAEARFLEQSRELKKEITAGVAEVQTSTTEISDLKRSLQSLEIELQSQLAMKRSLESTLAETEGRYCAQIAQIQNIISSVEEQLAQLRCDMERQSDEYNRLLDIKVRLEQEIEKYRQLLDGEWSKLGISSSSSTVRRSPATSVDSSKDPNRTRLVKTVVENLVDGKVVSSEVREVKEKY from the exons ATGACAAGCCAATATGCAAGGTCGTTAGGTGGTGGCCAAAGTTCAGGGTCTGCTTCATTTAGGAGATCAACACAATTCAGTCAGAAATCTGGGGGAAGTAGTGCAGGTGGAGGATATGGTGGGGGTCAAGGAGGAATAATAATGAATGGAGCAGGCTTTGGAAATTTTGGCTATGATGAATTCGGTGGTGAATTTGGTGAAGGTTTTGCTGCGGGGGGTGGTGGAGGTTATGGATCAGGATTTGGTGGAGGTGTTAGTAGTGGCTATGGAGGGGGATTTGGTGGAGCAGCTGGTGGCGGAGGTGCATTTGGTGGAAGTGGGGGTGTAAGATTTGGTGGAGGAGTTAGTGGTGGATATGGTGGAGGATTTGGTGGAGGCATAGGTGGAGGATTCGGGGGTGGAGGAGGTGCAATGGATGGAATTTTAGGAACCAGTGAAAAACACACCATGCAGAACCTAAATGATCGTTTGGCTGCCTACTTAGAAAAGGTCAaggatttagaggaggataatactgATCTTGAGCGCAAAATCCGAGAGTGGTATGAAAAACACCGCCCAGGCTCCACTACTGAAGGAGCACCAGACTACAGCAAGTATGAAAAAATTATTGAGGATCTCAGGAATAAG ATCTTAGCTGCCACTATTGACAACGCCAAGATCATTTTGCAAATTGACAATGCCAGGCTGGCATGCGATGACTTCAGACTAAA ATATGAGAACGAGCTGGCTCTCCGACAGAGTGTGGAGGCTGATATTAATGGTTTACGCAGAGTCCTTGATGAACTAACCTTAGCAAAAAGTGACCTGGAAGTACAGATTGAAAGCTTTAATGAAGAATTGATATATCTCAAGAAGAACCATCAAGAG GAGATGAATTCTCTTCAAGGTTCACAAACCGGAGAAGTTACAGTTGAGATGAATGCTACTCCGGGTACAGATCTGACCAAAATTCTGAACAACATGAGGGAACAGTATGAAGCAATTGCTGAGAAGAACAGAAAGGAAGCTGAGGCTCGGttccttgagcag AGTAGGGAGCTGAAGAAAGAAATTACAGCCGGGGTGGCCGAGGTGCAGACCAGCACTACTGAGATCTCTGACCTGAAAAGAAGTCTTCAGTCCCTGGAGATAGAGCTACAGTCCCAGTTGGCAATG AAAAGATCCCTTGAATCCACATTGGCAGAAACTGAAGGTCGGTATTGTGCCCAGATTGCACAAATACAGAACATTATCAGTAGCGTGGAAGAACAATTGGCCCAGCTGAGATGTGACATGGAACGTCAAAGCGATGAGTATAATCGGCTGCTCGATATAAAAGTCCGGTTGGAGCAAGAAATTGAGAAATATCGTCAGCTACTCGATGGAGAATG GTCAAAACTGGGCATTTCATCAAGTTCTTCTACAGTTAGAAGGTCCCCGGCAACTTCAGTGGACTCCTCTAAAG ATCCAAACAGAACAAGACTTGTCAAGACCGTTGTTGAAAACCTGGTGGATGGCAAAGTCGTCTCTTCAGAGGTTAGGGAAGTAAAAGAGAAATATTAA